Within Nitrospiria bacterium, the genomic segment GGTGTACCGGCCCATGGCAAAAAGGAGGGAAAAAATGGAAACACCAGCCCAAAACAGCACATTGGGATTTCTTCTATAAACGCAAATGGAGAAAATGGATAAAATGAGTGGTAATACCCCCACATAAAGAGTCGTCTCAAGGAGCATGTTGAGGTCTCCTTGATAATCGAGGGGAGTCCCCAAATTGTATGGAAACAGCAGGCGGATCAGATGCTCGGGGACCATGTGAATTCCGGAGCGTTTAAAATGCAAACCCTCTGAGCGTAACCAATAAGGAATCCCCTCTATCATGGGAAAAAGTTGAACCGCTGACAGGGCAAGGGCGGTTAACCCCGATAGAAAAAAAAGGGATACCACTTGAATGGCCTGGATTCTTAATCCCTGGTATAGAATCTGAAATACCCTGAAAAAAAGGTAAAGGACCAGAAAAAAGGAAAGATAAAAAATCATTTGAACATGGCCCGCAAGAAACGAAAACCCCAGGACCAGCCCGGTTAGAAACGAATACCCAACACTTTTCCGTTGAATGGTTAATTCAAGGAATAGAAAGGCAAATGGAGCCCAGGCGGCTTGGGTCAAATGGGGAAGGTGTCCCGAGAAAACACTGGCTACAAACCGGAGGCTAAACATTAACGTTAAGGCAGAGACAAAAGAGGAGAAGGGAGAGAGGCCCCAAGCCCCCATTAAAAAATAAAGCCCAATTCCTGCCACTAAAGAAGTGAAAAGAAACGAAAACCCAAAAACAAAATCTGTCGGAAAAAGATAAAACAAAAACTGAAAAGGGTAGAAAAGGGTATCCTGCCCGTGCCCCAAAAAAGGCCTTCCCCCAAAGGAGAATGGATCCCAAAGAGGAAGTTCCCCCGTCTTTTTCAAAAATTCAGAGGCGAAAAATTTATCAAAGCTGAAATTCAAAACCGTGTCGATTCCAAACAGCATCTGACGAGGGTTTAATAACACACGCCAGAAAAAAATAAGGGCTAATAAAACCAAACTCCAAACATAAAAACCGTGCGCAGAAAAGGAAAAACCCAAAAAACGAAATTTATTTTCGGAAGGACTGGGGAGGTTGGATGGTTTCATTTTATTTTCTATTGAACTTAAAAATGGATAAGGTTTTTTTATATTTTTTGAATATTGAAGCGGGTTGCTTTGTATGGGTTTTCTACCGCCAGAGAGCCCCATTTACTCGGTCACCTTCCAAATGATTAGGAATTTATGGATAGATTTCCAAGATTAAAAAAGGTATTGTAACATAAGCTTTTTATGATTGGTAAAAGGTAAATTCAAATCCCAATGTTGTATAAATTTCAAAATTTTACGTTCAGAAAAAAATGACCCACCCCCCCCCTGTAACTCTTGTCGAGGTGGCTATCCCCCTCCGTATCTCAAGGCCGTTTCATTATACCGTTCCGCCACAATTAACGGGACAAATAAAAAAAGGGGTGGGCGTTCGGGTGCCCTTTGGGCGCAAGGAGGTAACGGGTTTTGTGGTGGGTTTTCCCAAAGATTCCCCTATCAAGGACCTCAAAGAGATTCAATCCATTCTTGGTGACGTCCCTTTTTTTAATGAAGAGCTTTTAGCGCTTTTTTTATGGGTCTCCTCCTATTATTGTGCCCCTTTAGGCCAGGTTTTAAAAACAGCCCTCCCTTCCTTGGCTCAGGCTGGGACTGTACAAGATCGGTGGTTTGAATTAATTTTGAATCACGAAAACCAAATTAACTCCCTCTTCCCCCCTAGAAAAAAGACGGATCGTCAGACCGAACTTCTTCATTTTCTCCTTGAACTCCAAAATCCTTTCTCTGTGGATGATATGTTGTCCTCAGGATTTTCCAGATCTACTTTAAACGCTTTGGTTCGAAAAGGCCTTGTCAAACCCGTAAAACCCACGGGATCACTATTTCCCGCAAAAACAGTCTCCCCACTGCTGACCCAAAAGAAGAGCGCTTCCCTAAATCCCGATTTGGGAGAAAACCCTTCCCCAACAAAACCAGTCCAAGATATCCCGGTTCCCTCTCAAGAGCAGCAAAAGGCAATTGATGAAATTAAGAAAGCCATTCTTAAAGGAGGCTTCAACCCCTTTCTTTTAGAAGGAATTACCGGAAGCGGAAAAACCGAGGTTTACATCCATGCCATCCAGGCCACCCTTCAGCAAGGCAAAAAAGCTCTTTTTTTGGTTCCAGAGATTGCACTGACCACCCAATTGATTGAACGGTTGCGGTCCAGGTTAGGGGAACCGGTGGCTATTTTTCACAGTGGCCTCTCACCCCGGGAGCGTCGCCACGCCTGGAGTGGAATCCAAACAGGGGAGTTTCGGGTGGCCCTTGGGGTTCGTTCGGCGGTCTTTGCCCCCTTTTCTCCACTAGGTTTAATCGTTATTGATGAAGAGCAAGACGCTTCCTATAAACAGGGTGAAGGCCTTCGCTATCATGCTCGCGATGTTGCCTTGATGCGGGCAAAAAAAACCGGGTCCGTGGTCATCTTGGGTTCGGCCACCCCTTCATTGGAAACCTACCAAAATAGTCAACTGGGGAAATATGGACATCTTTATTTAACTCATAGAGTTGATCATCGCCCCCTCCCGAAATTTCAAATCATTGACCTCCGGGATCACTCCCAAGACGATGCACTTCTGTCTCCCCCTCTCTTAAAAGCAATCAATGACCGCTTGGAAGCTGGGGAACAAATTCTTCTTTTTCTCAACCGGAGAGGTTTTCGGCCCGGCCTTCTTTGCAGAGATTGCGGCCATACCCTCCGCTGTCCCAACTGCAGTGTGGGATTAACTCTATATAAAAAAGGAACGGTGCTCTGCCATTATTGTGATTTCGAAACCCAGCCACCGGAGGGTTGTCCCGAGTGTCATGGAATTCGTTGGGGAGGAGTTCGCGGAGGAACGGAAAAGTTAGAAGAAGAGGTTCGTCTCAATTTTCCCAAAGCCAAAACGGTCCGAATGGACCGGGACACGACCCGGAGAAAAAATGCCCATGGTGACATTTTGAAACAAATGGCTGATAGGCGGTGCGACATTCTTATTGGGACACAGATGATCGCCAAAGGCCATGACCTTCCTGGGATCACACTGGTGGGAATCGTATTAGCGGATGTAGGACTCACTCTTCCTGATTTTAGAGCCTCCGAACGTTTGTTTCAGGTGGTCACCCAAGTGGCCGGCCGTTGCGGGCGTGGGTCCCAGCCTGGAGAAGTCATTATTCAAACCTTTAATCCTAAGGAAACCACCCTTCTCTTTGCCGCAAATCACCAGATCGAACCCTTTTACCAACAGGAACTTGGAAACAGGAAGGTGGCCCTATTTCCCCCCTATTGCCGTCTTGCTTTACTGGTTTTTCAAGGAAATCGAGAGGAGGGGGCCTACAATGGGTCCGTCACCGTTAAACAAATTGCCATCAACATTCAAAACGCTTATCCAGTGCTCCCAAAACATGGAATTGAAATTTTGGGCCCGGTCCCCGCTCCCATTGGCAAAATTCGAGGAAAATATCGATTCCAGCTATTAATCAAGGCAAAGAGGGCAGGAGATTTACAACAATTTTTGAAAAAAATACTGAATGAAGCCCAACTCAAACCCCCTGCTCAAGGGGTGGAATTTTTTGTGGATGTTGATCCACAATCCTTTCTTTAAGGTGGCTTTTAAAAATCAAAAGGACGGCAAATAGAAACGGGATGGGTTAGGGAGCGGA encodes:
- the priA gene encoding primosomal protein N', whose product is MTHPPPVTLVEVAIPLRISRPFHYTVPPQLTGQIKKGVGVRVPFGRKEVTGFVVGFPKDSPIKDLKEIQSILGDVPFFNEELLALFLWVSSYYCAPLGQVLKTALPSLAQAGTVQDRWFELILNHENQINSLFPPRKKTDRQTELLHFLLELQNPFSVDDMLSSGFSRSTLNALVRKGLVKPVKPTGSLFPAKTVSPLLTQKKSASLNPDLGENPSPTKPVQDIPVPSQEQQKAIDEIKKAILKGGFNPFLLEGITGSGKTEVYIHAIQATLQQGKKALFLVPEIALTTQLIERLRSRLGEPVAIFHSGLSPRERRHAWSGIQTGEFRVALGVRSAVFAPFSPLGLIVIDEEQDASYKQGEGLRYHARDVALMRAKKTGSVVILGSATPSLETYQNSQLGKYGHLYLTHRVDHRPLPKFQIIDLRDHSQDDALLSPPLLKAINDRLEAGEQILLFLNRRGFRPGLLCRDCGHTLRCPNCSVGLTLYKKGTVLCHYCDFETQPPEGCPECHGIRWGGVRGGTEKLEEEVRLNFPKAKTVRMDRDTTRRKNAHGDILKQMADRRCDILIGTQMIAKGHDLPGITLVGIVLADVGLTLPDFRASERLFQVVTQVAGRCGRGSQPGEVIIQTFNPKETTLLFAANHQIEPFYQQELGNRKVALFPPYCRLALLVFQGNREEGAYNGSVTVKQIAINIQNAYPVLPKHGIEILGPVPAPIGKIRGKYRFQLLIKAKRAGDLQQFLKKILNEAQLKPPAQGVEFFVDVDPQSFL